AAGAGCCAGATTTTTCATACAACTTGATGACATTTTCACCAAGAAAGGTAGCGATGAGCTCTTCTTCCCTTGCCCCATCACCGTTAAAAATCCTTGCTCCTTGATAAATTTCTCCCGGGTATGCGATAAATGATGCAGCAAGTACAGCTGTTTGGGGAGGATTTTCTTCAAATTGGATTGCCCGGTTAAAAATTGTTTTGATCTCTTCGTTGCTGTCAAATGGAATTCTTCCCACGAAAATATCAGGTGATATATTCATTCGGTCATCATAAAGCTCTCCCGGGAATAAATCTCTGTCTTTGTCTAACTCTTCGTTTAGCAATGCATAATATAAGTCTGTTTTTGTTTCTGAAGGCGCACTGTATGAAACTGAATGCGCCGTGCTTGATGGATACATTGAAGGACGTGGGATTATATTTTCGCTTCCAAGAATAAGCAAATACCCTTTGCTAATGGCAATTTTTTTGAGATAATTTCTTATTTCTGATGGGCTATTTGAACCGATGTCTTCAACTGTGACAATTTTTACATCGTATTTTTTGTTTCTTGTTTTGGCGATGAGCTGTGCGCTTTGCATAAGATTATTTGTCGTAAGAATGATATATTGAGTTTTGTGTGGCAGTGTTGTTGCTTTAGTTCTATGAATATTGTAAATAGAGAATATTAATACGAAAATAACGATGAAAATGAAAGGTTTTTTACTTCTTACAACATTATTTATTCGCATTATATTTGCACAAATGAACTTATGTGGGTGATAAATATTATTAAAGATGAGCTGAATAGTAGTTCAAGAAAGAGTTGTTTTTCAAAATCTTTTTTCCTGTAAAAATACAGAAGAACGCAAAAAAGCGCCGAAACTATTACTATGATAAGGTCAAAATTAAAAGATTCGGCTAATAGTGAAACAGCATTTGTAAAGAAAAGCAGAAATAGCGCAAAGTAAAAAAACCGTTTTTTAAATTCATTGTTTTGCCAGAAGAGAAAGAGCGGAAAGAGCATAAGAGCAAGCCATCCCCATATGTTGAATGAGAGCATTCCTGCAATTGATGGTGTGATAAAAAGGGAGAAATACATAAGGATTGCGGATATAGAAGCAAAGTAAGATTCCTTGCCCCTGTATTTGGTGCGATTTGATGCGGCATAGAAAAAAATACTCAGCAGAAAAAGCACTAACGAAAAAATGAGAAACTTAATAATTCCCATAGAAAGTACATTAAACAGAGTAAGATAGATGATAAAGTATGATGCAACAATTGTTAAAGGCAATTTGAAAAAATCTTTATCTTTTTCACGCATTTTTTTTAAGAGATTTTAAAATAGAGGAGTAAGACCTGGGATATTTTTGGGGAGTTTCTTTTACTTTTTCTATACAGATGAGATAACTTTTGTGTAAGGTATGTGGCAGTTGATATTCCTTTGTATTTTTGATGTGTCCTCCCAATTTTTCTATAAATGGAATAAACTTCTCTATTTGTTTTATCTCTTTGCCTCCTTTCCAGAATACTGCGTTTCCGCCAATTTTTAAAAGGGGAAGAGCGATTTCAGAAATTACAGAAATTTTGCTTACTCCCCTCATTGTAACAATATCAAATTTTTCTCTAAATTCTTTTTCTTTTCCTAATTTTTCTCCCCTGCTGCTGATAAGCGTTACATCCTCTATTCCTAATCGTCTCAGCAACATACCTATAAAGAATACCTTCTTTTTTTGTGAATCCACAAGTGTAAGATTAAGTGTTGGGAAAACAATCTTTATAG
The genomic region above belongs to Caldisericota bacterium and contains:
- a CDS encoding C25 family cysteine peptidase, translating into MRINNVVRSKKPFIFIVIFVLIFSIYNIHRTKATTLPHKTQYIILTTNNLMQSAQLIAKTRNKKYDVKIVTVEDIGSNSPSEIRNYLKKIAISKGYLLILGSENIIPRPSMYPSSTAHSVSYSAPSETKTDLYYALLNEELDKDRDLFPGELYDDRMNISPDIFVGRIPFDSNEEIKTIFNRAIQFEENPPQTAVLAASFIAYPGEIYQGARIFNGDGAREEELIATFLGENVIKLYEKSGSFPSVYKADFELTKENFYSALPNAGFVNWVAHGSNSAAYREIWNDKNENGIPDDGEFKFESFIAKDDAFKANGIFFSGSCLNENGSSNLGKAILEKGGVAFIGSTGISYSPSYFAAPHDGGTGSINYYFVKNLTAGKTVGESLYTALQEFFENDFYNNIEDPIEANLMNIYDYNLYGDPAIIWNVVEKQKECTTTKRN
- the rsmG gene encoding 16S rRNA (guanine(527)-N(7))-methyltransferase RsmG; amino-acid sequence: MKFEKIITSEAKKIKLKITPEMLNAFRVYKNLLQQWNNTRFNLTSVLDDDEIAIKHFVDSLHLVQATPINGNKKLIDIGTGAGFPGLPIKIVFPTLNLTLVDSQKKKVFFIGMLLRRLGIEDVTLISSRGEKLGKEKEFREKFDIVTMRGVSKISVISEIALPLLKIGGNAVFWKGGKEIKQIEKFIPFIEKLGGHIKNTKEYQLPHTLHKSYLICIEKVKETPQKYPRSYSSILKSLKKNA